The following proteins are encoded in a genomic region of Sorangiineae bacterium MSr12523:
- a CDS encoding type I polyketide synthase, which translates to MSDTEEKLRAYLKQAVGDLRDAHQRLRSAEEKWHDPIAIVAMGCRFPGGVRSPEDLWQLVCEGRDAIAGFPENRGWDLDGLYDPNPEAAGKTYAREGGFLYDADEFDPEFFGISPREALAIDPQHRLLLETTWETLERAGIDPTALRGTATGVFVGVLDKHYGARLRQVPDDLEAYVAIDNLVSLASGRVAYTFGLEGPAVSIDTACSSSLVAIHLACQALRQGDCSLALAGGVGVMATPDCFIAFSRQRGNAPDGRCKAFSSEADGVGWSEGVGLVLLERLADAKRHGHPVLAILRGSAINQDGKSQGMTAPNQLAQERVILQALENARLAPEDVDAVEAHGTGTTLGDPVEAQAIVATYGRPRGKPLWLGSLKSNIGHTQAAAGVAGVIKMVLALQHGRLPKTLHAAHPSAHVDWSAGTVRLLNEDVPWPAGERKRRAGVSSFGISGTNAHVILEEALPHPEPPPEAVTAGPWPVLLSAKTEPALREQVLRLREHLAANPALEIADVAHSLATARAHLSERVALVVRDRDALMEALARSPRPQRSTPGKLALLFTGQGSQRPGMGRALYDAFPVFRQALDAAGALLGFDLFAGSDLDQTRFTQPALFALEVALFRLLESWGLRPDLLLGHSIGEIVAAHISGILSLEDACSLVRARASFMHALPEGGAMLSVQASELELVPVLESLQPRVSIAALNAPSSSVVSGDDDAVRLVEQHFVALGRKVSRLRVSHAFHSHRMLGMLEDFARVTRSLTYHPPRIPIVSNVTGKLALGNELRCAEYWVEHVRATVRFLDGVHTLHAEGARVFLELGPHAVLSALAVNALPDDDCVVLPSLRKGRDDLETFLSAAAGLHTAGVHLDWAAFFQPHHPRRVQLPTYPFQRQRFWLEAGETPTDSWCYRVVWKPLAGSARKPMPEGTWLLIVPERYAEEPWTLALIRALEARGGRVAVVRAAVADRAQLSAQVREALGEGERVRAVLSFAALDERPLPEHPSVPIGLGLTLALVQALGDAGIEAPLWLVTQGAVSVGGSDRLTHPLQAMTWGMGRVVGLEHPERWGGLVDLHDLADAPSLAALDARGEDQLALRPAGWFVRRLVRVAAPGGPAFEPRGTVLVTGGTGALGAHVARWLARHGAEHLVLTSRRGADAPGADALRAELSAAGARVTFAACDTADRAGIGALLRDLDAQGTPVRAVVHAAGVTQQTALEATTLSELAHVLSGKAGGAQHLHELLANRPLDAFVSFSSIAATWGSGRQGAYGAANAFLDALAEQRRQLGLAATSVAWGAWAGGGMLTEDADALLQSRGIMPMAPARAVATLFRVVEEANATLTVADVDWSRFAPAFAAARARPLLDSIADAQRALRPEPAPSRMDEGALAAKLRPLPTEERLRHLLALVLGETAAVLGHADPSSIDPHRGFFDSGLDSLMAVELRSRIRRASGIDVPSTLAFDHPSPRHVAAFLDEAMGHAPDEPDAPAVAETPAENDPIAIVGMALRLPARIDDADRFWRFLEEGRDAVAPISHDRWNAEAVYDPDPEAASKSYVREAALMDRVDLFDAAFFGISPREAKHVDPQHRLLLETSWKAFEEAGIVPGSLEDSQTGVFVGVGPSDYTTLRTESEAYALQGTHGAFAAGRLAFTLGLQGPALSIDTACSSSLVALHLACQSLRCGECDLALAAGANVMTSPDPFVLLSRTRALAPDGRSKTFSAHADGYGRGEGVVVLVLERLRDARAHARTVLAVVRGSAVNHDGASSGITVPNGSSQRKVLRAALRDARLEASLVDAVECHGTGTSLGDPIEIQALGSVYGEGRSADRPLLVGAVKTNIGHLEAAAGLASVAKIVLAMAREALPATIHSTPRNPHVDWSALPLRIVDTCMPWPRRPDGAPRRAGVSAFGFSGTNAHVILEEAPPHPSLGPEAEGVVTAGPWPVLLSAKTEPALREQIQRLREHLAANPALAIADVAYSLATSRTHFEQRAALVVRDRDELMEALARSPRPQRSTPGKLALLFTGQGSQRPGMGRALYDAFPVFRQVLDAAGALLGFDLFAGADLDQTRFTQPALFALEIALFRLLESWGLRPHLLLGHSIGEIVAAHISGILSLEDACSLVRARASFMHALPEGGAMLSVQASELELVPVLESLQPRVSIAALNAPSSSVVSGDDDAVRLVEQHFVALGRKVSRLRVSHAFHSHRMLGMLEDFARVARSLTYHPPRIPIVSNVTGKLAQGDELRCAEYWVEHVRATVRFLDGVHTLHAEGARVFLELGPHAVLSALAINALPDDDCVVLPTLRKGRDDLETFLSAAAGLHTAGVHLDWAAFFQPHHPRRVQLPTYPFQRQRFWLEGARRATRASFHPVLDEPVALAGSDAVLFMGRWSLGEHPWLAGHRVFGAVVLPGTAFLELALAAAHRLGLASVEELTLEAPLTLSGTVLLQVSVGAPDEHGRRALALFARPEEAGDDAWTRHARGSLGAAVPQASPRDTTAWPPADATPLGLEGFYERLANAGLAYGPEFQGLRAVWERGDELFAEADLPEGVSPERFALHPALLDAALHALAANEDARLALPFSWQNVALRETSATSLRVHFERRNESTVSLSIADGSGDQVARVEGLTSRAMAPEQIRRAHRDGLWSVAWTPLHLDARAPAGRWALLGPETAGLPLPRYADLESLARDGSALDTVVAPFLPHDSANVIADAHDAAVRALALLQAWLADPRLASSRLIVLVGADLVHAPLWGLVRSAQLEHPDAPIVIAETDGTEASRAALPSTLHAATGHPEPQLALRHGRPFVPRLARSAQESQAPRELDPEGTVLITGGTGTLGGLLAAHLVRAHGVRHLLLVSRRGREAPGAAELERNLAAAGAHVTMAACDAADRAALEKLLASIPPERPLTAVIHAAGIVDDGILGSLTPERLRAVLRAKVDAAVHLHELTQNCDVRAFVLFSSLAGILGGAGQASYAAANTFLDALAHHRRARGLAGLSLDWSIWAEKTGMTSHLTASDLQRMARGGLRPLSTEEALSLFDAALAGAESSVVVARFDLATLGREVSRSSPSLNPLFRGLVRVAPKASAPASIAQRLAGLSPEARERAVLDLVRTEIAAVLGVTSPSTIEAHRPLQEIGLDSLMAVDIRNRLSAAAGVSFPSTLVFDHPTPKALSNLVNARITNSESHSRKYDIRDKISTIPIERLREAGLLDALMRLADEESTTNPTPSTDAANAAPSIDAIGAMSASDLVKLALEDTDPFGSDTAAE; encoded by the coding sequence ATGAGCGACACGGAAGAGAAACTCCGCGCATACCTCAAACAGGCCGTGGGCGACCTTCGTGACGCGCACCAGCGCCTGCGCAGCGCCGAGGAGAAGTGGCACGATCCGATTGCCATCGTGGCCATGGGCTGCCGGTTCCCCGGTGGCGTGCGCTCGCCGGAGGACCTCTGGCAGCTCGTGTGCGAAGGTCGCGATGCCATTGCGGGCTTCCCGGAGAACCGGGGTTGGGATCTCGATGGACTTTACGATCCCAACCCGGAGGCCGCCGGCAAGACGTACGCACGCGAGGGCGGTTTTCTCTACGACGCCGACGAGTTCGATCCCGAGTTCTTCGGCATCAGCCCGCGCGAGGCGCTGGCCATCGATCCGCAGCACCGGCTCTTGCTCGAGACCACGTGGGAAACCTTGGAGCGGGCGGGCATCGATCCCACGGCGCTGCGCGGCACGGCAACCGGTGTCTTCGTCGGAGTCCTCGACAAGCATTACGGCGCGCGTCTGAGGCAAGTACCCGACGATCTCGAGGCCTACGTGGCCATCGACAACCTCGTGAGCCTCGCCTCCGGCCGGGTGGCGTACACGTTTGGGCTCGAAGGGCCGGCCGTCAGCATCGACACGGCGTGCAGTTCGTCGCTGGTGGCGATTCATCTCGCCTGCCAAGCGTTGCGCCAGGGAGATTGCTCGCTCGCACTCGCGGGCGGGGTCGGCGTGATGGCCACGCCCGATTGCTTCATCGCGTTCAGCCGGCAACGGGGCAATGCGCCCGATGGTCGTTGCAAAGCGTTCTCCAGCGAGGCCGACGGCGTCGGGTGGAGCGAGGGCGTGGGCCTGGTGCTTCTCGAGCGGCTCGCCGATGCGAAGCGCCATGGGCACCCCGTCCTCGCCATCCTGCGGGGTAGCGCGATCAATCAGGACGGCAAGAGCCAGGGAATGACCGCTCCCAACCAGCTGGCGCAGGAACGCGTCATTCTGCAGGCGCTCGAAAATGCGCGGCTCGCACCCGAGGACGTGGACGCCGTCGAGGCGCATGGCACCGGCACGACGTTGGGCGATCCCGTCGAGGCCCAGGCCATCGTGGCCACGTACGGCCGACCTCGGGGCAAGCCGCTCTGGCTCGGAAGCCTCAAGTCGAACATCGGGCACACGCAGGCGGCGGCAGGCGTCGCCGGCGTCATCAAGATGGTGCTCGCACTGCAGCATGGCCGCTTGCCGAAGACGTTGCATGCCGCCCATCCCTCGGCGCATGTCGATTGGTCGGCGGGCACGGTCCGCCTGCTGAACGAGGACGTGCCTTGGCCCGCGGGGGAGCGCAAACGGCGCGCGGGGGTTTCGTCCTTCGGGATCTCGGGCACGAATGCGCATGTCATTCTGGAGGAGGCGCTCCCCCACCCCGAGCCTCCCCCGGAAGCCGTAACGGCAGGACCGTGGCCGGTGCTTCTCTCGGCCAAGACGGAGCCTGCGCTGCGCGAGCAAGTTCTGCGGCTGCGCGAGCACCTTGCCGCCAATCCCGCGTTGGAGATCGCGGACGTGGCCCATTCGCTCGCGACGGCTCGCGCCCATTTGTCGGAGCGCGTCGCGCTCGTGGTGCGCGATCGGGACGCGTTGATGGAGGCGTTGGCGCGCTCGCCTCGCCCGCAGCGGAGCACGCCGGGCAAGCTCGCCTTGCTCTTCACAGGACAGGGCAGCCAGCGGCCCGGCATGGGACGCGCTCTTTACGATGCGTTCCCTGTTTTTCGCCAGGCGCTCGATGCCGCAGGGGCCCTTCTCGGCTTCGACCTCTTCGCAGGCTCCGATCTCGACCAAACACGTTTCACACAACCGGCCCTCTTCGCACTCGAGGTCGCCCTCTTTCGCCTCCTCGAATCCTGGGGCCTGCGTCCCGATCTGCTCCTCGGCCACTCCATCGGCGAGATCGTCGCCGCGCATATCTCCGGCATTCTCTCCCTCGAGGACGCCTGCTCCCTCGTGCGGGCTCGCGCTTCCTTCATGCATGCGCTCCCCGAGGGCGGCGCCATGCTCTCCGTCCAGGCCTCCGAACTCGAGCTCGTGCCCGTGCTCGAGTCCCTGCAACCTCGCGTCTCCATTGCCGCGCTCAATGCGCCTTCTTCCTCCGTCGTCAGCGGCGACGACGATGCCGTCCGACTCGTCGAGCAGCACTTCGTTGCGCTCGGGCGCAAGGTTTCCCGGCTTCGCGTCAGCCACGCCTTTCACTCTCACCGCATGCTCGGCATGCTCGAGGACTTCGCCCGCGTCACGCGCTCGCTCACCTATCACCCGCCGCGCATTCCCATCGTCTCCAACGTCACCGGAAAGCTGGCACTCGGCAACGAGTTGCGCTGTGCCGAGTACTGGGTCGAGCACGTCCGCGCGACGGTGCGCTTTCTCGATGGCGTGCACACCCTTCATGCCGAGGGCGCGCGCGTTTTTCTCGAGCTCGGACCTCACGCCGTGCTCTCGGCCCTCGCCGTCAATGCCCTGCCCGACGACGACTGTGTCGTTCTCCCCTCCCTGCGCAAGGGGCGCGACGACCTCGAGACCTTTCTCTCCGCCGCGGCAGGATTGCACACCGCGGGCGTGCATCTCGATTGGGCCGCCTTCTTTCAGCCCCACCATCCCCGCCGTGTCCAGCTTCCCACCTACCCTTTCCAGCGCCAGCGCTTTTGGCTCGAGGCCGGTGAGACGCCCACCGACTCGTGGTGCTACCGCGTCGTTTGGAAACCGCTGGCCGGCTCGGCCCGTAAGCCAATGCCGGAAGGCACATGGTTGCTCATCGTGCCGGAGCGGTATGCCGAGGAGCCTTGGACCCTTGCCCTGATCCGTGCCCTCGAGGCGCGCGGAGGGCGCGTGGCCGTGGTGCGTGCGGCCGTCGCCGATCGCGCGCAGCTCTCCGCGCAGGTGCGTGAAGCGTTGGGCGAAGGCGAACGCGTGCGCGCCGTTCTCTCCTTTGCGGCGCTCGATGAGCGGCCGCTGCCCGAGCACCCGAGCGTTCCGATCGGCCTTGGGTTGACCCTTGCGCTGGTGCAAGCGCTCGGCGATGCCGGCATCGAGGCACCGCTGTGGCTCGTCACGCAAGGTGCCGTCTCGGTGGGGGGCTCGGACCGGCTGACGCACCCGCTCCAGGCGATGACCTGGGGCATGGGGCGCGTCGTGGGCCTGGAGCATCCGGAGCGCTGGGGTGGGCTCGTCGATTTGCATGATTTGGCCGATGCGCCTTCCCTCGCGGCCCTCGATGCGCGCGGGGAGGATCAGCTCGCGCTCCGGCCGGCGGGGTGGTTCGTCCGCCGCCTCGTGCGGGTGGCAGCCCCGGGAGGTCCGGCGTTCGAGCCACGTGGAACGGTTCTCGTGACCGGTGGAACGGGCGCCCTCGGTGCCCACGTTGCAAGGTGGCTCGCTCGGCACGGTGCCGAGCACCTCGTGTTGACCAGCCGCCGCGGGGCCGATGCGCCGGGGGCCGATGCGCTTCGGGCCGAGCTGTCGGCGGCGGGCGCACGCGTGACCTTCGCGGCCTGCGATACCGCCGATCGCGCGGGCATCGGGGCGCTCCTTCGCGATCTCGATGCGCAGGGAACGCCGGTGCGGGCCGTCGTGCATGCCGCAGGCGTCACGCAGCAAACGGCGCTGGAGGCGACGACGCTCTCCGAGCTCGCGCACGTTCTCTCGGGCAAGGCCGGGGGCGCGCAGCACTTGCACGAGCTGCTCGCGAATCGGCCGCTCGACGCATTCGTCTCGTTTTCGTCGATTGCGGCAACCTGGGGCAGCGGACGTCAAGGTGCCTACGGTGCTGCCAATGCCTTTCTCGATGCGCTGGCCGAGCAGCGACGGCAGCTCGGCCTTGCCGCAACGTCGGTGGCGTGGGGGGCATGGGCTGGCGGGGGCATGCTCACCGAGGATGCCGATGCACTGCTGCAAAGCCGTGGGATCATGCCCATGGCGCCGGCGCGCGCCGTGGCAACGCTCTTTCGCGTCGTCGAGGAAGCGAATGCCACGCTCACCGTGGCCGACGTCGATTGGTCTCGTTTTGCGCCTGCCTTCGCCGCCGCGCGGGCGCGGCCCCTTCTCGACTCGATCGCCGATGCTCAGCGCGCGCTTCGACCCGAGCCGGCTCCGTCACGGATGGACGAAGGTGCGCTCGCGGCGAAGCTTCGCCCCCTGCCAACGGAGGAGCGCCTGCGCCATCTGCTCGCGCTCGTTCTCGGCGAGACCGCGGCGGTGCTGGGCCATGCCGATCCGTCGAGCATCGATCCGCATCGAGGATTCTTCGACTCGGGGCTCGATTCGCTCATGGCCGTCGAGCTTCGAAGCCGCATTCGCCGAGCAAGCGGCATCGACGTGCCGTCGACCCTCGCGTTCGATCATCCTTCACCGCGTCACGTCGCGGCATTTTTGGACGAGGCAATGGGCCACGCGCCCGACGAGCCCGATGCACCCGCGGTCGCCGAGACGCCGGCCGAGAACGACCCCATCGCCATCGTGGGCATGGCGCTTCGCCTTCCCGCCCGCATCGACGATGCGGACCGTTTCTGGCGCTTTCTCGAGGAAGGACGCGATGCCGTCGCGCCCATTTCCCACGATCGCTGGAACGCCGAAGCCGTCTACGATCCGGATCCCGAGGCCGCGAGCAAGAGCTACGTACGCGAAGCGGCGTTGATGGATCGCGTCGATCTTTTCGACGCGGCGTTCTTCGGCATCAGCCCGCGCGAGGCCAAGCACGTCGACCCGCAGCACCGCCTTTTGCTCGAGACGAGCTGGAAGGCCTTCGAAGAGGCGGGCATCGTGCCCGGATCGCTCGAAGATTCGCAAACGGGCGTCTTCGTCGGCGTGGGGCCGAGCGATTACACGACGCTCCGAACGGAGAGCGAAGCGTACGCGCTGCAGGGAACCCATGGCGCGTTCGCCGCGGGGCGGCTCGCGTTCACCTTGGGGCTTCAGGGACCCGCGCTCTCGATCGACACGGCGTGCTCTTCGTCGCTCGTCGCCTTGCACCTTGCCTGCCAGTCGCTCCGCTGTGGGGAGTGCGATCTCGCGTTGGCGGCGGGGGCCAACGTCATGACGTCGCCCGATCCGTTCGTGCTGCTTTCGCGCACGCGGGCGTTGGCACCCGATGGTCGTTCGAAGACGTTTTCTGCGCATGCCGATGGCTACGGGCGCGGCGAGGGGGTCGTCGTTCTGGTGCTCGAAAGGCTGCGCGATGCACGGGCGCACGCGCGCACGGTTCTCGCCGTCGTTCGAGGAAGTGCCGTGAACCACGACGGGGCTTCGAGCGGCATCACGGTGCCGAATGGCTCCTCGCAGCGGAAGGTCCTGCGCGCCGCGTTGCGCGATGCCCGCCTCGAGGCAAGCCTCGTCGATGCCGTGGAGTGCCACGGTACGGGAACGTCGCTGGGCGATCCCATCGAGATCCAAGCGCTGGGCTCCGTCTACGGCGAAGGGCGAAGCGCCGATCGGCCGCTGCTCGTGGGCGCCGTCAAGACGAACATCGGCCACCTGGAGGCGGCCGCCGGTCTTGCGAGCGTCGCCAAGATCGTACTCGCCATGGCGCGGGAGGCGCTGCCGGCGACGATTCACTCGACGCCGCGCAATCCACACGTGGATTGGAGTGCGCTTCCCCTTCGCATCGTCGACACGTGCATGCCATGGCCGCGCCGTCCCGATGGGGCACCGCGGCGCGCAGGCGTCTCCGCCTTTGGGTTCTCGGGGACCAACGCGCACGTCATTTTGGAGGAGGCGCCTCCCCACCCTAGCCTTGGCCCCGAGGCGGAGGGGGTCGTAACGGCAGGGCCATGGCCGGTGCTTCTCTCGGCCAAGACGGAGCCTGCGCTGCGCGAGCAAATTCAGCGGCTGCGCGAGCACCTTGCCGCCAATCCCGCGTTGGCGATCGCGGACGTGGCCTACTCGCTGGCCACGAGCCGCACGCACTTCGAGCAACGCGCGGCCCTCGTGGTGCGCGATCGGGACGAGTTGATGGAGGCATTGGCGCGCTCGCCTCGCCCGCAACGGAGCACGCCGGGCAAGCTCGCCTTGCTCTTCACCGGGCAGGGCAGCCAGCGCCCTGGCATGGGACGCGCTCTTTACGATGCGTTCCCTGTTTTTCGCCAGGTGCTCGATGCCGCAGGGGCCCTTCTCGGCTTCGACCTCTTCGCAGGCGCGGATCTCGACCAAACGCGGTTCACACAGCCGGCCCTCTTCGCACTCGAGATCGCCCTCTTTCGCCTCCTCGAATCCTGGGGCCTGCGTCCCCATCTGCTCCTCGGCCACTCCATCGGCGAGATCGTCGCCGCGCACATCTCCGGCATTCTCTCCCTCGAGGACGCCTGTTCCCTCGTGCGGGCTCGCGCTTCCTTCATGCATGCGCTCCCCGAGGGCGGCGCCATGCTCTCCGTCCAGGCCTCCGAGCTCGAGCTCGTGCCCGTGCTCGAGTCCCTGCAACCTCGCGTCTCCATTGCCGCGCTCAATGCGCCTTCTTCCTCCGTCGTCAGCGGCGACGACGATGCCGTCCGCCTCGTCGAGCAGCACTTCGTTGCGCTCGGGCGCAAGGTTTCGCGCCTTCGCGTCAGCCACGCCTTTCACTCCCACCGCATGCTCGGCATGCTCGAGGACTTCGCCCGCGTCGCGCGCTCGCTCACCTATCACCCCCCGCGCATTCCCATCGTCTCCAACGTCACCGGAAAGCTGGCCCAGGGCGACGAGTTGCGCTGTGCCGAGTACTGGGTCGAGCACGTCCGCGCGACCGTGCGCTTTCTCGATGGCGTGCACACCCTTCACGCCGAGGGCGCGCGCGTTTTTCTCGAGCTCGGACCTCACGCCGTGCTCTCGGCCCTCGCCATCAACGCCCTGCCCGACGACGACTGTGTCGTTCTGCCCACCCTGCGCAAGGGGCGCGACGATCTCGAGACCTTTCTCTCCGCCGCGGCAGGATTGCACACCGCGGGCGTGCATCTCGATTGGGCCGCCTTCTTTCAGCCCCACCATCCCCGCCGCGTCCAGCTTCCCACCTACCCTTTCCAGCGCCAGCGCTTTTGGCTCGAGGGGGCGCGCCGTGCGACGCGGGCTTCGTTCCATCCGGTGCTCGACGAGCCGGTGGCGCTGGCCGGAAGCGATGCGGTCCTCTTCATGGGCCGGTGGTCGCTCGGCGAGCATCCCTGGCTTGCCGGCCATCGCGTCTTCGGCGCCGTCGTGCTGCCCGGCACGGCCTTTCTCGAGCTTGCGCTGGCGGCTGCCCATCGTCTGGGGCTCGCATCCGTCGAGGAGCTCACGTTGGAAGCGCCGCTCACGCTTTCGGGGACCGTGTTGCTGCAGGTGTCGGTGGGGGCGCCGGACGAACATGGTCGGCGGGCGCTGGCGCTGTTCGCGCGTCCCGAGGAGGCCGGCGATGATGCGTGGACGCGTCATGCTCGCGGTTCGCTCGGCGCCGCGGTGCCGCAGGCGAGTCCGCGCGATACCACGGCGTGGCCACCCGCGGACGCGACGCCGCTCGGCCTCGAGGGCTTCTACGAGCGCCTGGCGAACGCGGGGCTCGCCTACGGGCCCGAGTTCCAGGGGCTGCGCGCGGTCTGGGAACGTGGCGACGAGCTCTTTGCCGAGGCCGACCTGCCCGAAGGCGTCTCGCCCGAGCGGTTTGCACTGCATCCCGCCCTGCTCGATGCCGCGCTGCATGCGTTGGCCGCGAACGAGGACGCCCGCCTCGCATTGCCCTTCTCGTGGCAGAACGTCGCGTTGCGGGAGACCTCGGCGACGAGCCTGCGCGTGCACTTCGAGCGGCGCAACGAGAGCACCGTTTCGCTGAGCATCGCCGATGGCTCGGGCGATCAGGTGGCCCGGGTCGAGGGCCTCACCAGCCGCGCGATGGCCCCCGAGCAGATCCGCAGGGCGCATCGCGATGGGCTCTGGAGCGTCGCGTGGACGCCGCTGCACCTGGATGCGCGGGCTCCTGCGGGGCGATGGGCGCTGCTCGGACCGGAAACGGCGGGCTTGCCGCTGCCGCGTTACGCCGATCTGGAGAGCCTCGCACGCGATGGCTCCGCGCTGGACACGGTCGTCGCGCCGTTCCTCCCTCACGACAGCGCAAACGTCATTGCGGACGCGCACGATGCCGCCGTTCGCGCGCTGGCGCTGTTGCAAGCCTGGCTTGCCGACCCACGCCTCGCGTCCTCGCGGCTGATCGTCCTCGTCGGCGCCGATCTCGTGCACGCTCCCCTTTGGGGGCTCGTGCGCTCGGCGCAGCTCGAACATCCCGATGCGCCCATCGTCATCGCGGAAACGGATGGCACCGAGGCTTCCCGCGCGGCCCTTCCCTCCACGTTGCACGCGGCCACAGGGCATCCCGAGCCGCAGCTTGCCCTTCGCCATGGACGGCCTTTCGTGCCGAGGCTCGCCCGATCGGCCCAGGAGTCGCAGGCACCTCGGGAACTCGATCCGGAGGGCACGGTGCTGATCACCGGCGGGACCGGCACCTTGGGCGGCCTTCTCGCCGCACACTTGGTGCGCGCCCATGGCGTACGGCACCTGCTGCTCGTATCGCGGCGCGGGCGCGAGGCCCCAGGCGCCGCGGAGCTGGAGCGCAACCTCGCGGCGGCGGGGGCGCACGTCACGATGGCTGCGTGCGATGCGGCCGATCGCGCGGCGCTGGAAAAGCTTCTCGCATCGATTCCACCCGAGCGCCCGCTCACCGCCGTGATCCACGCCGCCGGCATCGTCGACGATGGCATCCTGGGATCGCTCACACCGGAGCGGCTGCGCGCGGTATTGCGCGCCAAGGTGGATGCCGCCGTGCACCTGCACGAGCTCACGCAGAACTGCGACGTGAGGGCCTTCGTGCTCTTCTCCTCGCTGGCCGGGATCCTGGGCGGTGCCGGTCAGGCCAGCTACGCCGCGGCGAACACCTTTCTCGATGCGCTGGCGCACCATCGCCGGGCGCGCGGGCTCGCCGGGCTGTCCCTGGATTGGAGCATCTGGGCCGAAAAGACCGGCATGACGTCGCACCTCACCGCGAGCGACCTGCAGCGGATGGCCCGCGGCGGCCTGCGTCCGCTGTCCACGGAGGAAGCGCTTTCGCTCTTCGATGCGGCCCTTGCCGGCGCGGAAAGCTCCGTCGTCGTGGCGCGCTTCGATCTCGCCACGCTGGGCCGCGAAGTCTCGCGGTCATCGCCATCGTTGAATCCATTGTTCCGCGGCCTCGTCCGTGTGGCTCCCAAGGCCTCGGCGCCGGCGTCCATCGCGCAACGGCTTGCCGGCCTCTCGCCCGAGGCCCGCGAGCGCGCGGTCCTCGATCTCGTGCGCACCGAGATTGCGGCCGTACTCGGCGTGACCAGCCCGAGCACGATCGAAGCCCATCGCCCGCTGCAGGAAATCGGACTCGACTCGCTCATGGCCGTCGACATCCGAAATCGGCTTTCGGCCGCGGCGGGCGTCTCGTTTCCATCGACGCTCGTTTTCGACCATCCCACCCCCAAGGCATTGTCGAATTTGGTGAATGCGCGAATCACGAATAGCGAATCCCATTCACGGAAATATGATATCCGTGACAAGATATCGACCATTCCGATCGAGCGCTTGCGTGAAGCGGGATTGCTCGATGCACTCATGCGCCTCGCCGACGAGGAGAGCACTACGAATCCCACGCCTTCGACGGATGCCGCGAATGCCGCGCCCTCCATCGATGCCATAGGCGCCATGAGCGCGAGCGACCTCGTCAAACTCGCACTCGAAGACACGGACCCATTTGGATCGGACACGGCCGCCGAGTGA